The Flammeovirga pectinis genomic interval GCAAGATGCTTTGAAAGAAGCAAATAAAGAGATTCAAGAATATGAAGAAGGACAAAGATCCTTTGTTAAAAAAGTACTTCCCAAAGGACTATTTGGCAGTAGTAGTGCTTTTGAAATTGGAGAAGGAGATCAATGATCTCCTTTTTTTATGTCTTCTTAGTTTTAAAAATATAAAGAGGTGCAACTTTGTAAAATAAATTTACTTAAAATCCTCTCCTTCTGTTAAGAATAAGTGAGTGAAATTTCATTTATTAGATAAAATACCTTTTATTACTTCATCTATATTACTGAATATCTTGGACGTAAAGTAAATCATGCAAAACTTTACACATCCATTTCTACAACACATAAATAACTAACCAAATGCAAGAAATACCAAATGACTTCGACGCCATTATCATTGGAAGTGGAATGGGTGCACTCACTACTGCCTCTTTATTATCACAAATTAAAGGAATGAAAGTTCTACTTTTAGAAAAGCATTGGGTTTTAGGAGGACAAACTCATGAGTTCAAACGCAAGAAGTATCATTTTGATGTTGGAGTACATTACATTGGCAGTATGGATGCACGATGTATGCCAAGACAAATTTTCAACTACATTACAGAAAACAATCTAAAATGGAATAAAATGCCTCATATTTTTGAGCGTTTTGTGTACCCTGATTTTACTTTTGATGTACCCGATAATCCAAAAGAATATAAAAGTAAATTAATTTCTCAATTTCCAGAGGAAGAAGACAGTATTAATACGTATTTTAATGATGTTAGATTAGCTAAAAAATGGATGGAGTACCATTATGCTACCTCTTTCCAAAAACCTTTGATGAAATTTATTGCGAAGTTCTCCGAACCAAAAGGTGGAAAGGAATTAGCTTTAATGATTACCAAAGATTACGTAGAAAAAAGATTTAAGAATAAGCAACTACAAGCTGTTGTTTGTTCTCAATGGGGGGATTTTGGTCTACCCCCATCAAAAAGTGCTTTTGGAATGCATTCCCTTATAGTGAATCATTATTTATATGGTGGTTTTTACCCTGAAGGTGGAGCAAAAAAAATAGCTGAATATGTTATTCCAACTATCGAAAAAAATGGAGGAAAGCTACTGGTCAATCATGATGTTGATGAAATAATAATTAAAAATAAAAAAGCAGTAGGCGTTCGTGTTAAAGAAAAACACGGTAAAAATTTTACAGAAAAAACGTACAATGCTCCTATTATTATATCCTCTACTGGTTTCCATAGTACTTTCAATAAATTAGTAAAAGAACCCGTGTCTTTTAAAGAGAAAATCAATAAACTCTCTGGTGGCATGAGTGCTATTTCTTTATATGTAGGTCTAAAAAGTGATCCCTCTACCTTAGGTGTTAAAGGTGAAAATTATTGGATTGCAAATTCTTACGACCATGATGAGACTTATAATAATAGAAATTCAATTTTAACGGGAGAGGTTAATAATTGCTACCTTTCGTTCCCTACTTTAAAAGAACAAAACAACGAAAACCATACTGCAGAAATTGTAACATTTGCTGATTTCTCTTCTTTTGAAAAATGGAAAGACCTACCATGGAAAAGAAGAGGAGAAGAATATGAAGAAGTAAAAAAACGAATTTCAGAAGGTCTTCTTGATTGTGTAGAAAAGCAACATCCTGGCTTTAAAGAGCTTGTCAGTTTCCATGAGTTATCAACTCCATTAACAATGGAATCTTTTACAAGTACACACAAAGGGCGAATGTATGGTTTAGCACATACACCAGAAAGGTTTAATAGCGATTGGATAAAACCACAAACTCCTTTTAAAGGCTTATATATTACTGGAGGAGATATTTGTACTACTGGTGTTGTAGGTGCACTAATGGGAGGCGTTGCCACTGCATCTGTGATTTTCGGAACTTTTGGATTTGCCAAAAACTTATATCAAATAAAAAAATACAATACTACCCTACAAAAAGCTGATTCATAAAAAACTGAACAAGTCCGCATCAAAAACATGTGAAATTATTTGTGAATGGTTTTCAATTAAAAACTCATTAACAAGTAAACTTTGAAAAGAAAATTCACCTCTTATATTTTTGCAGCATCAATAAAAATATAAAAAACTTCTAGATAGAATTTTATGAATTTTTACAGATGGGGACTTGTTGTAACTGCAAGTATCATTGGCCTAGGAAATGTGTGGTTGTTAGACTCAGAAGATCTAAGTATCAATAATAATATATTTGAGTACATGGGTATTATTACCATGTTTGGCGTATCTACTATGCTCGTTTCTTATTCTTTTAGAACAAAAGGAAACAAGAATATATTGTAGTAACGATTTCTTTGAAAAAAGAAAAACCTAAAACAAATAGTAAAAAACTGACTTTACTTATCAAAAGTATCTAAAGACTTACTTACTTTGCATCTGAATTAATCTTTAAAATTCAAGCAATGGTATTTTTCAAAAGATGGTCACGTAAAAATTATGCAATATTTAATTCTCTTAAAAAGGAGATTCAGTATTGTATTCTTAACGTGAACTTACATTTAATTGCTCCTGCTTTTATACAAGAATTTACGGTTGATAAAGTTGATTATGGGGAATCAGAAGACGATGACCCTCCAACTAATGAAGAACTCCTTCTTGTTATATCACCCTTGAGCATACGTAGTGAATCTTTAGTTAGTAGTCAGTTTTTTAATAATTCACGCATTTTGTGTTTTATCCAAAAACTACGTACATACTATTTTTCTCTACCCCTTACATTTAGCCGTTCTAGGCTAATTACAACTCATTACATTTCATGTTTTTTTTCGAACGACAAAATCGTAATGGGACAATTATGTACTATTTAATCTAACACACAGAAATGCAAGCAATTATTAAAAACGATTGGACAAGAGCTGAAGTAGCTGACATTTATAACATGCCTTTAATGGAGTTAATGTATAAAGCAGCAACAATTCACAGAGAATTTCAGAAAACCGGAGAAGTACAAGTATGTACTTTACTATCTGTAAAAACAGGTGGTTGCAAAGAAGATTGTAGCTATTGCTCTCAATCTTCTAAATATAGCACTCACGTTAAGCCACAAAAATTAATGGCTACTGAAGATGTTATCGAAAAAGCAAAACAAGCCAAAGACAACGGTTCTACAAGATTTTGTATGGGTGCCGCTTGGAGAGAAGCAAGAAGCAACAGAGACTTTGAGCGAGTTTTAGGTATGGTTGGAGAGATCAATGAAATGGGTATGGAAGTTTGTGCAACACTTGGAATGTTAAGTGAAGAACAAGCTGAACAACTAAAAGACGCAGGTCTTTATGCATACAACCATAACCTTGATACAAGTAGAGAATATTACGATAAAGTAATTACTACACGTACTTTCGATGATCGTTTAGATACAATTAAAAACGTTCAAAAAGCTAAAATTTCAGTTTGTTCTGGTGGTATTATCGGTTTAGGAGAAACTGATGCTGACAGAATTGGAATGTTACATACTTTAGCTTGCTTACCTACTCACCCAGAGTCTGTACCTGTAAATGCGTTAGTACCTGTAGAAGGTACTCCAATGGAACAAAATAAAATGGTTTCTACTTGGGAAATGATTAGAATGATTGCAACTGCTCGTATTATTATGCCAGAAGCAATGGTTCGTTTATCAGCAGGTAGAACAGAAATGAGTACAGAAGCACAAGCATTGTGTTTTATGGCTGGAGCCAACTCTATTTTTGCAGGAGACCAACTCCTTACTACTCCTAACCCTGAAGAAGATATCGACAAATTAATGTTCGATTTATTAGGTTTAACGCCAAGAGCATCGTTTAAAAAAGAAACGGAACTAGTATAAATAATTTATCACGTAGGAATTCTGATATTTCTACGTGATGTTTTTATTTTTCTGGAGTGATTCATTTTAATCACTGCACTTACTGTTATATCAAATTTTTTGAACATGAACATCAGCCAACAACTTGATTCATTCAAAGAGAATGAGCAATGGCGTTCATTAAAAAATATTGACCGCCAACATCATGGAAAAATAAAGAAAGACGGTATTCTACTCGACAGTTTTATTTCTAATGATTACTTAGGAATAGCTTCTGATCAAGACCGTTACTTTAGTTTTCTAACTACTTTACAAAATTCCAATCAATTTAATGGATTTGGAGCTGCATCATCTCGATTATTAGAGGGTAA includes:
- a CDS encoding phytoene desaturase family protein, which produces MQEIPNDFDAIIIGSGMGALTTASLLSQIKGMKVLLLEKHWVLGGQTHEFKRKKYHFDVGVHYIGSMDARCMPRQIFNYITENNLKWNKMPHIFERFVYPDFTFDVPDNPKEYKSKLISQFPEEEDSINTYFNDVRLAKKWMEYHYATSFQKPLMKFIAKFSEPKGGKELALMITKDYVEKRFKNKQLQAVVCSQWGDFGLPPSKSAFGMHSLIVNHYLYGGFYPEGGAKKIAEYVIPTIEKNGGKLLVNHDVDEIIIKNKKAVGVRVKEKHGKNFTEKTYNAPIIISSTGFHSTFNKLVKEPVSFKEKINKLSGGMSAISLYVGLKSDPSTLGVKGENYWIANSYDHDETYNNRNSILTGEVNNCYLSFPTLKEQNNENHTAEIVTFADFSSFEKWKDLPWKRRGEEYEEVKKRISEGLLDCVEKQHPGFKELVSFHELSTPLTMESFTSTHKGRMYGLAHTPERFNSDWIKPQTPFKGLYITGGDICTTGVVGALMGGVATASVIFGTFGFAKNLYQIKKYNTTLQKADS
- the bioB gene encoding biotin synthase BioB produces the protein MQAIIKNDWTRAEVADIYNMPLMELMYKAATIHREFQKTGEVQVCTLLSVKTGGCKEDCSYCSQSSKYSTHVKPQKLMATEDVIEKAKQAKDNGSTRFCMGAAWREARSNRDFERVLGMVGEINEMGMEVCATLGMLSEEQAEQLKDAGLYAYNHNLDTSREYYDKVITTRTFDDRLDTIKNVQKAKISVCSGGIIGLGETDADRIGMLHTLACLPTHPESVPVNALVPVEGTPMEQNKMVSTWEMIRMIATARIIMPEAMVRLSAGRTEMSTEAQALCFMAGANSIFAGDQLLTTPNPEEDIDKLMFDLLGLTPRASFKKETELV